In Aquiflexum balticum DSM 16537, a single genomic region encodes these proteins:
- the hisB gene encoding bifunctional histidinol-phosphatase/imidazoleglycerol-phosphate dehydratase HisB: MKKVLFIDRDGTIIVEPPTDFQIDSLEDLEFIPKAISNLRKIAEETDYDLVMVTNQDGMGTDSFPEETFWPAHNKMMLTLENEGVKFSKVHIDKSFEHENLPTRKPGIGMLTAYLNGDYDLANSYVIGDRKTDVQMAKNLGCKSIFLGEQNNEATFSTKNWDEIHEFLRMPARIGEVFRKTSETDIHIRVNVDGSGKCEIYTGLPFFDHMLEQLGKHGGTDLLIEVKGDLHIDEHHTIEDTALALGEAYLKALGDKKGIFRYGFLLPMDDVLSQVAIDFGGRPWIVWEAEFKREKIGDMPTEMFFHFFKSFSDTAKCNLNIKAEGTNEHHKIEAIFKGLARAIKMAVKRDSNALNQLPSTKGVL; the protein is encoded by the coding sequence ATGAAAAAAGTACTTTTTATAGACCGTGACGGCACCATCATTGTCGAGCCCCCGACAGATTTTCAAATTGATAGCCTGGAAGATCTGGAATTTATTCCCAAGGCAATTTCCAATCTGAGGAAAATTGCAGAAGAAACAGATTATGACCTGGTCATGGTCACCAACCAAGATGGAATGGGAACAGATTCTTTTCCGGAAGAAACCTTTTGGCCTGCGCATAACAAAATGATGCTTACGCTGGAGAATGAGGGAGTGAAGTTTTCCAAAGTCCATATTGACAAATCGTTTGAACATGAAAATCTGCCTACAAGAAAACCGGGCATCGGCATGCTGACAGCATACCTGAACGGAGATTATGATCTGGCTAATTCCTATGTGATCGGTGACAGAAAAACAGATGTGCAAATGGCGAAAAACCTGGGCTGTAAGTCTATTTTTCTAGGTGAACAAAATAATGAGGCGACATTTAGCACCAAAAATTGGGATGAAATCCATGAATTCCTCAGAATGCCGGCACGAATAGGTGAGGTTTTCAGAAAAACTTCTGAAACAGATATCCACATCAGGGTCAATGTAGATGGGTCGGGAAAATGTGAAATCTATACAGGTCTGCCATTTTTTGACCACATGCTCGAGCAATTGGGAAAACATGGGGGCACAGATCTTTTGATAGAAGTGAAAGGGGATTTGCATATTGATGAGCATCACACCATAGAAGATACAGCATTGGCATTGGGAGAAGCTTATCTAAAGGCTCTGGGAGATAAAAAGGGGATATTCCGCTACGGATTTCTACTCCCAATGGATGATGTGCTTTCACAGGTGGCCATTGATTTTGGCGGAAGACCTTGGATAGTTTGGGAGGCGGAATTCAAAAGAGAAAAAATTGGCGACATGCCAACAGAAATGTTTTTCCATTTCTTCAAATCCTTCAGCGATACGGCAAAGTGTAATTTGAACATCAAGGCCGAAGGTACCAATGAACACCACAAAATCGAAGCAATTTTCAAAGGATTGGCAAGGGCAATTAAAATGGCTGTCAAAAGGGACAGCAATGCCCTGAATCAGCTTCCTAGTACGAAGGGGGTGTTATAG
- a CDS encoding tetratricopeptide repeat protein — translation MRLIFYLCLLFMMSSCFGSFSEGEMYFRQAKYEKAVSEFSKALFLNVTDVKSRHLRARSYEELEEYENALEDYKTIIRFEPNYAQAYAGIGKLYWKQEDYKNAEKYLLLAANQDGEDFEIIYLLGRAMLMNGNNKSADEFLQIAKEMNPKDSRVYFYQGMARSQIGDILGAAGSFNMCLKYDPDNLTAKYNRGLIRLLIGYSDWAMEDFDDILKANPNHIEALARRGSAKLDINDPSGCKDLKEAAEKGSLYAQMNIERCE, via the coding sequence ATGCGTTTGATTTTCTATTTGTGTCTGCTTTTTATGATGTCTTCCTGTTTTGGCAGCTTTTCTGAGGGAGAAATGTACTTCCGTCAGGCAAAATATGAAAAGGCAGTTTCGGAGTTTTCCAAGGCTTTATTTTTAAATGTCACGGATGTCAAATCTCGCCATCTTAGAGCAAGATCCTATGAGGAATTGGAAGAGTATGAAAATGCCTTGGAGGATTATAAGACCATTATTCGGTTTGAACCCAACTATGCACAGGCTTATGCAGGAATAGGTAAGCTTTATTGGAAGCAGGAAGATTATAAAAATGCAGAGAAGTATCTTTTATTAGCGGCCAATCAGGACGGGGAAGATTTTGAAATAATTTATCTTTTGGGCAGGGCTATGCTGATGAATGGCAATAACAAAAGTGCTGATGAATTTTTACAGATAGCAAAGGAAATGAATCCAAAAGATTCCAGGGTATATTTCTATCAGGGCATGGCAAGATCCCAAATCGGGGATATCTTAGGCGCTGCGGGTTCTTTTAATATGTGTCTCAAATACGACCCGGATAACTTAACTGCAAAATATAACAGGGGACTCATCCGCTTATTGATAGGATATTCTGATTGGGCAATGGAAGATTTTGATGACATACTCAAAGCAAACCCAAACCATATAGAAGCCCTCGCCAGAAGAGGATCTGCCAAATTGGACATCAATGACCCTTCAGGATGCAAAGATTTAAAAGAAGCCGCTGAAAAGGGAAGCTTATATGCACAAATGAATATTGAAAGATGTGAATAA
- a CDS encoding ATP-grasp domain-containing protein, giving the protein MMKVAIVTYESNGAYPDYNALNEDIVLGNILRELGIDFGLEIWSDNSVDWKQYSHLLIKSPWDYFDRYVEFLDWCQKIKELGLKVFNNIDTIIWNSDKRYLLEIYEKGFHIVPTQFINRGASPDLIDYFLKFGTDQLVIKPTVSGGSKNTLKLNERNWKEQQDQIDSLLQSEDYMVQPFINEISDPGEYSYLFFNAEFSHAVLKSPKKGEFRVQHFFGGNVTTVNPSQEELDYIQKIVDEFASQTLYARVDGIWIEGVFYLMELELIEPYLFLFTSDKAKLNYKAALRKKLGIG; this is encoded by the coding sequence ATGATGAAAGTTGCCATAGTCACCTATGAGTCGAATGGAGCCTATCCTGACTATAATGCCTTGAATGAAGATATCGTTTTGGGAAATATCCTCCGGGAATTGGGAATTGACTTTGGACTTGAAATTTGGTCAGATAACTCTGTGGATTGGAAGCAGTATAGCCATCTTTTGATCAAATCCCCTTGGGATTATTTTGACAGATATGTTGAATTTTTGGATTGGTGCCAAAAGATAAAAGAACTTGGATTAAAGGTTTTCAACAATATTGATACGATTATCTGGAATTCTGACAAGCGTTACCTTTTGGAGATTTATGAAAAGGGATTTCATATTGTGCCCACTCAATTTATCAACAGAGGTGCCAGCCCTGATTTGATTGATTATTTTTTGAAATTCGGCACTGATCAATTGGTCATCAAACCAACAGTAAGCGGTGGGTCCAAAAACACCTTAAAATTGAATGAACGTAATTGGAAGGAGCAACAAGATCAGATTGATTCCCTGCTTCAATCTGAAGATTATATGGTGCAGCCATTTATCAATGAAATTTCAGACCCGGGAGAATATTCCTATTTGTTTTTCAATGCTGAATTTTCCCATGCAGTGCTCAAAAGCCCCAAAAAAGGCGAGTTTAGAGTGCAACACTTCTTTGGAGGAAATGTGACTACAGTAAATCCATCCCAAGAAGAGTTGGACTATATTCAAAAAATCGTTGATGAATTTGCCTCTCAGACCTTATATGCCCGGGTAGATGGTATTTGGATAGAGGGTGTGTTTTATCTGATGGAGCTTGAACTGATAGAACCCTATCTTTTTTTATTCACTTCGGACAAGGCCAAGTTGAATTATAAAGCGGCGTTAAGAAAAAAATTGGGAATCGGGTAA
- a CDS encoding polyprenol monophosphomannose synthase codes for MERDKLVIIPTYNELENIRDISLAIMALEGDFELLVIDDNSPDGTALEVKKLQKEFPERIHLIKREGKLGLGTAYLEGFHYALANGYQYIFEMDADFSHNPKDLVRLYETCYQENYDLVIGSRYITGVNVVNWPMGRVLMSFFASKYVQFITGMPIKDATAGFKCYRRNTLETIRLDKIRFIGYAFQIEMKFTTWKLGFRIKEIPIIFTDRTKGNSKMNTHIFKEAVMGVIYMKIRSWFKKY; via the coding sequence ATGGAAAGAGATAAGCTAGTCATCATCCCTACTTACAATGAACTGGAAAACATCCGGGACATCTCCTTGGCTATCATGGCTTTGGAGGGTGATTTTGAATTGCTTGTAATTGATGACAATTCGCCCGATGGAACGGCCCTGGAAGTAAAAAAACTTCAAAAGGAATTTCCCGAAAGGATTCATCTGATTAAAAGAGAAGGTAAACTGGGATTGGGAACTGCCTATTTGGAAGGTTTTCATTATGCCCTGGCAAATGGTTACCAGTATATTTTTGAAATGGATGCGGATTTTTCCCACAATCCAAAAGACCTTGTCAGACTTTATGAAACTTGTTATCAGGAAAATTATGACCTGGTGATTGGGTCGAGATATATTACGGGAGTAAACGTGGTCAACTGGCCGATGGGAAGGGTTTTGATGTCATTTTTTGCTAGTAAATATGTACAGTTCATTACCGGAATGCCAATCAAAGATGCCACAGCGGGTTTTAAATGCTATCGCAGAAATACACTTGAAACTATCAGATTGGATAAAATCAGGTTTATAGGCTATGCTTTTCAGATTGAAATGAAATTTACAACCTGGAAACTGGGCTTTAGGATAAAGGAGATTCCTATCATATTTACTGACCGGACAAAAGGTAACTCAAAAATGAACACGCATATCTTTAAAGAAGCGGTGATGGGGGTTATCTATATGAAGATCAGAAGCTGGTTCAAAAAGTACTGA
- a CDS encoding ABC transporter permease, with translation MNLSYFIAKRISFKRTGGFTGTIHRIAVASVAIGIAVSMISFMILGGFQNEISDKVFSFTGHFQVQRFMSGNAFEESPTSKLSDFYVDYPQNEWIRHVQTYAHKPGLLKGDEEVEGVLMKGIGPDFDSLRFKDSIIKGRFIQFSDSAASNEIILSKKIADKLMLDVGERITMYFVQEPPRFRRFEIVGLYETFLENFDDKIILGDIQTIRNLNGWTDDQVGGFEVFVQDPSRLDELEEPLYESLDFDLKLIKVTDKYLEIFDWLILLNNNVYIFLGLILFVAAFNMVSILFILIMERTQMIGILKALGAKNKQIRRVFVWNGIRIIGRGLLLGNAISLGFGLLQQNFKFISLDPQSYYMSFVPIYWNWPIFLILNLSVLLVTTLVLFIPAMLISNIQPIKAIRFD, from the coding sequence TTGAACCTCTCTTATTTTATTGCCAAAAGAATCAGTTTTAAACGGACAGGAGGGTTTACCGGTACCATTCATAGAATAGCGGTTGCTTCTGTAGCCATTGGAATAGCGGTTTCGATGATTTCATTTATGATTTTGGGAGGGTTTCAAAATGAAATTTCCGATAAAGTTTTTTCCTTTACAGGCCATTTTCAAGTGCAGCGCTTTATGTCCGGCAATGCCTTTGAAGAATCACCTACTTCCAAATTATCCGATTTTTACGTTGACTATCCTCAAAACGAATGGATAAGGCATGTTCAGACTTATGCACATAAGCCGGGATTGTTGAAAGGAGATGAGGAGGTCGAAGGGGTCTTGATGAAAGGCATAGGTCCTGATTTTGATTCTTTGAGATTCAAGGATTCCATTATCAAAGGAAGGTTTATCCAATTTTCAGATTCGGCTGCCAGCAATGAAATTATTTTGAGCAAAAAAATAGCCGATAAATTGATGTTGGATGTAGGAGAGCGGATTACCATGTATTTTGTACAAGAGCCGCCCAGGTTTCGTCGGTTTGAAATTGTAGGGCTTTATGAGACTTTTTTGGAAAACTTTGATGATAAAATCATCTTGGGAGATATTCAGACCATCCGAAATTTAAATGGCTGGACCGATGATCAGGTTGGGGGATTTGAGGTTTTTGTCCAAGACCCATCACGTCTTGATGAGTTGGAGGAACCTCTTTATGAATCCTTGGATTTTGATCTCAAACTGATCAAGGTAACGGACAAGTACCTGGAAATTTTTGATTGGCTGATTTTGCTCAACAACAATGTCTATATCTTTTTAGGTTTGATTCTCTTCGTTGCAGCTTTCAATATGGTTTCCATTCTTTTTATTTTGATCATGGAAAGGACCCAAATGATTGGCATTCTCAAAGCTTTGGGTGCCAAAAACAAACAGATCAGAAGGGTTTTTGTGTGGAATGGAATCAGAATCATCGGCAGAGGTCTTCTTTTGGGAAATGCTATCAGTTTGGGCTTTGGCCTTTTGCAGCAAAATTTCAAATTTATTTCCCTGGACCCGCAAAGTTATTACATGTCTTTTGTACCGATTTATTGGAATTGGCCAATTTTTCTGATTCTCAATTTGTCTGTTTTGTTAGTGACAACTTTGGTTTTGTTCATTCCTGCCATGTTGATCAGTAATATTCAGCCGATTAAAGCGATACGCTTTGATTAG
- a CDS encoding exo-beta-N-acetylmuramidase NamZ family protein — MKTLKCIILLAFLMQSLAFCKSPVQETKIDNTERVEPILPAADQPEVYLPLLEGKRVGLIVNQTSILTSKDNMHLVDFLMMEGVNVVKVFVPEHGFRGDADAGEVVNSEIDKSTGLPIVSLYGDNKKPSAETLSDVDILIYDLQDVGVRFYTYISTMHYVMESTAEHKKPLLIFDRPNPNGNYVDGPVLKKGYESFVGMHPIPVVHGLTVGELAQMINGEGWLKGKVKSDITIIPIKNWDHSMPYSLPVKPSPNLPNDTAIRLYPTLCYFEGTDVSLGRGTQFPFQVYGYPDPKFGDFTFTPVSIDGMSKNPPQKDKKCYGRDLRNEPLDHQFTLQYLLEAYQISGKKEKFFNNFFDKLAGTDQLRKDILAGKTESEIRDSWQQDLEVYLSLRGEYLLY; from the coding sequence ATGAAGACATTGAAATGTATCATTCTTTTAGCTTTTTTAATGCAAAGCTTGGCTTTTTGCAAAAGCCCTGTCCAGGAAACCAAAATTGATAATACTGAAAGAGTTGAACCTATTTTACCAGCTGCGGATCAACCGGAAGTATATTTACCCTTATTGGAAGGGAAGAGAGTTGGTCTGATCGTCAATCAGACTTCTATCCTTACCAGTAAAGACAATATGCATCTCGTGGACTTCCTGATGATGGAAGGGGTAAATGTAGTCAAGGTATTTGTACCTGAACATGGTTTTCGAGGAGATGCAGATGCCGGTGAAGTAGTCAATTCTGAAATTGACAAAAGTACCGGTTTACCTATTGTTTCTCTCTATGGCGACAATAAAAAGCCATCTGCTGAAACCCTTTCTGATGTGGATATTCTTATCTATGATTTGCAGGATGTGGGGGTAAGATTTTATACCTATATCAGTACCATGCATTATGTCATGGAGAGTACGGCTGAGCATAAAAAACCACTACTTATTTTTGATAGACCCAATCCAAACGGGAATTATGTCGATGGACCCGTTTTGAAAAAGGGATATGAAAGTTTTGTCGGCATGCACCCTATACCGGTAGTCCATGGTCTGACAGTCGGAGAATTGGCCCAAATGATCAATGGAGAGGGCTGGCTGAAAGGAAAAGTAAAAAGCGATATTACAATAATCCCTATAAAGAATTGGGACCATTCCATGCCCTACAGTCTTCCGGTAAAACCCTCGCCAAATCTTCCCAATGATACAGCTATTCGATTGTATCCAACTTTGTGTTATTTTGAAGGAACTGATGTCTCTTTGGGTAGAGGAACTCAATTCCCATTTCAGGTATATGGCTATCCGGACCCAAAATTCGGGGACTTCACTTTTACACCGGTAAGCATCGATGGCATGTCAAAAAATCCACCTCAAAAAGATAAAAAATGCTATGGCAGGGATTTAAGAAATGAGCCTTTGGATCATCAATTCACGCTACAATATTTATTGGAGGCTTATCAAATCTCAGGAAAGAAGGAGAAATTCTTCAACAATTTCTTCGACAAGCTTGCAGGAACAGACCAACTTCGCAAAGATATCCTAGCCGGAAAAACTGAATCAGAAATAAGGGATTCATGGCAGCAGGATCTTGAAGTTTACTTATCGTTGAGAGGTGAATATCTCTTATACTAA
- a CDS encoding lipocalin-like domain-containing protein: protein MQNKFRFLFIICAAASLAFLSSCGEDDDGPAISPIVGTWNFSDSELSILVDNKSISQFLISTGVDPLEAAAAESFYKAFLEDALDLQGTSFVFNADGTYSVRENGTVQESGTYQLNSNNTKLTITSSEGPQEFDVEELTNNKMSLSFSEEEMEDFNEDGTLNTIAIKIQIDFVK, encoded by the coding sequence ATGCAAAACAAGTTTAGATTTCTTTTCATCATCTGTGCCGCAGCTTCTTTGGCCTTCCTATCTTCATGTGGTGAAGACGACGATGGCCCGGCAATATCCCCGATAGTAGGTACTTGGAATTTTAGCGATTCCGAATTAAGTATTTTGGTTGATAACAAAAGTATATCACAATTCCTGATTTCAACTGGTGTAGACCCTTTGGAAGCTGCTGCCGCAGAAAGTTTCTATAAAGCTTTTCTTGAAGATGCGCTGGATCTTCAGGGCACTTCTTTCGTTTTCAATGCAGATGGAACCTATTCTGTACGTGAAAACGGTACAGTCCAGGAATCAGGCACTTATCAACTCAATAGCAACAACACCAAATTAACGATCACTTCAAGTGAAGGTCCTCAGGAATTTGATGTTGAAGAATTAACTAATAATAAAATGAGTCTTTCATTTTCAGAGGAGGAAATGGAAGATTTTAATGAAGACGGAACCTTAAATACTATCGCCATTAAAATACAAATAGATTTTGTGAAATAA